The genomic window TATTTTACTTAACATTGTAGCTTTCtccttcatttgtttcatttgttactTTTCACATGGTTGATCAATCGTCCTGTGTTGCGCTGCTTTAGATGTCCCGGTGTCTGGTTATACTCCCATGAACAACAACACATACGCCTGCACCGATGGCTTGGAGGACGGCTCTGGTCCTTGCTCCTGTCAGGACTGCACCAACTCCTGTGGGCCCAAACCCgtgcctccccctctccccccacccTGGACAATCTTTGGTATCGATGCTATGACTGTCATCATGTGGATCTCTTACGTGGCCTTCCTGCTGATCTTTTTTGGAGCCGTACTGATTGCGTGGTGTTACAGGTAAGGGACTTCTTGCTTGTGGTGTGTTCTGATGGGAATTGTATCATACAGTGTATCTGCAGCCACTCACCCAGCATGACAATCATATATTGATTTTGTTGCTGGCATTTGAAGTTAATACCtaatttgtttggtttgtgtgaaCAGGAAAAGGACGATCATGTCTGAGTATGGCCCCATACTGGACAGTAATAGCCCACTGTCTCTCAACAGTAATAATCCTGACCAAGGTGAATATTTTTACTATCGTCATCTACAGGTCTTATTTCGTAGGTGCAATAACTGTCATTGTTGCGCAGCCGAAACCAAATCCAAGTCTTGTCTCCTTAGTCAATGCATCATGTTGTGAGACTCTCGGCGAACGCTTCGAGAATGCACTGCGTGTCTTCTTCTGCTCCTGGGGTTCCTTCTGCGTGCAACATCCCTCTGTGGTCATCCTGGGGAGCCTGATAGTTGTGGTCGCCTCCTCTGGCGGGCTGGTCTACATGCACATCACCACTGACCCCGTCGATCTGTGGTCAGCTCCCACTAGCCAGGCTCGTCAAGAGAAGGACTACTTTGACAAACACTTTGGTCCCTTCTTCAGAACTGTACAGCTAATTATAACCACTCCACTCAATGACACTACCATCTACTCCCCATACTTTGGAGGATCAGACGTCCCATTCACTGCCATGCTGGATAAAGACATCCTGCACCAGGTGGGTTAGTTTGGGAGTTCAACTTGCAACATAATTATTCATCTTGATCAGTTTGCTCTCAGTAGAGccactgtgtgttttgtatgaAGTGTTGCTACTCTCACCAGATGAGAAATATGCTGAGCCGCTGCATTTGTGAAACCATGATTTATttgttctcttctgtttttttctactttcatttgtttcttaaTGTGAACAACCAGGTGCTGGATTTGCAGCTTGGCATCGAAGCCATTGTGGCCACATACAACAATCAAACCATCACCCTGAAGGACATCTGCTTGTCCCCTCTGGCCCCGTACAATAACAACTGTACCATCCTGAGCGTCCTCAACTACTTTCAGAACAGCCACTCTATGTTGGACCACTCGATAGGAGATGACTTCTTTGTCTATGCTGACTATCACAGTCACTTCCTCTACTGTGTCAggtgattttcttcttctttttccaattCTGTCAGGTTTCTTTTCCCATTTCAAATATGTACCAGCAGGCTtctatttccttttgttctaAATACAGATCTGTTGAATAACAAATTGTTGCAGTAAGAAAAACACCTGCAGTTCACTAGAATCTATTTGCTCCCGATTTGACAATTTGGTTGTCATGGGGTATTTCTTAGTTTGTTTCAATCCTTCAACTTTGTCtgcttccctttttttctgcagtgcaCCAGCATCCCTTAACGACACCACTCTCCTCCATGACCCTTGTTTGGGCACATATGGGGGCCCTGTCTTCCCATGGCTCGCCCTGGGGGGTTACGATGGTGAGCAGAAATAAGAAGTAGTGGAAGATCtcaatttacaaaacatttcttcctctcttAGATTATTTGAGTGCATTGTGCCTTAATGTGCTATATTGTACTTGGTAATATTAATCCAAAATCGTATCATTTGCACTTGAAATTTTGTTCTTTGTTGATTGTGAAGTGatgttattacctctgccaaagagaTTATGTCCGTGCTGTGACCGTCTCTCTGCCAAAATGAGTGTTCTGCTGTAACTGCTATTTCGACTGAGGATTTCCTAAGCGATTGCCTCCCTTTCACAATTCCACTATCTTTTTTAATGTCACACTACAGAGACCAACTACAACAATGCCACCGCTCTAGTGATCACCTTTCCACTCAACAACTACCTGAACGACTCAGATAGGATGGGGAAAGCTCTGGCGTGGGAGAAAGAGTAAGAAATCAATCCATTTCTAAAATGTCTTATTGACAGCTTCAGAAAAATTGTTAGCGAATGttggttttaattcatttaaatcaCTGTGATCATTTGTGTGCATTTCAGATTCATCGATTTCATGAAGAACTTCAAAAACCCCAACCTGACCATAGCGTTTAGTGCAGAGAGGAGTATTGAGGATGAGATTAACAGAGAGAGCAACAGTGACATCAGCACCATCGTGATCAGCTACGCATTTATGTTCATCTACATCTCCCTGGCCCTGGGCCACATCCACAGCTTCAGGAGACTGATGGTAAGAGACCAAGCCCTGATTCAGTGTTACTGCTATAATGAATTCCTGGGATAGTTTGTCATTCAGTGTCACTCATCTTTTCTCCCTGTGACGTAATACAAAACTGGCACAACAGGTTTGACAATTACCTGCAGAGGAGGACAGCACATGACTAATCCTCAAATTTTTTGGCCTGCACAGGTGGACTCAAAGATTTCTTTGGGTATAGCTGGTATCCTGATTGTGCTCAGCTCTGTGTCCACGTCGCTGGGGATCTTCAGCTATGCTGGTATCCCTCTCACCCTCATTGTAATTGAAGTCATTCCCTTCCTGGTGCTGGCTGTCGGAGTGGACAACATCTTTATTATGGTGCAGACGTACCAGGTAACATTTCCTTCCCCTTTGTCAATTCAACTACTATATAATTtatacattcatttttattaattttgaaaattatacaaacaagtgggaaaaaaagtaaacagaaaaaagtatTATTTACAAACAGTGATGAGGAATCTACATATTTGAAAAAGGAGTGAGAGGATGCTTATGTGCTATATATCTTAATTATCGGTTATATGTTTGTTAAACCTGCAACACAGGATTTCTATTTGCATTTCTCCACAGAGAGATGAGCGGATGCCACAGGAGGAACTTCACCAGCAGATCGGTCGTATCCTTGGTGACGTTGCCCCAAGCATGCTCCTCTCCTCGTTCTCTGAGACAGTGGCCTTCTTCCTGGGTAAAATGGATCATCGATTAAATGAACTCTAAATGTTCACAGAAAAATTTGAATTCATCTTTATATGTGTACTAAGAATTGTTGTGGTTCACCTTGAATTAGGAAAATAGTTTTAAAGGAAAGTTGCCTTTTAATAAAATGCTGTGATTTGTGGTTGGTCACATGCTGATGAAATTGTTGACTTCTCCTCTCGTGCAGGAGCCTTGTCTAACATGCCTGCAGTGAGGACCTTCTCTCTGTTTGCTGGCTTggctgtttttattgatttcctgTTGCAGATCAGTTGCTTTGTCAGCTTGCTCGGCTTGGACGCCAGACGACAAGAGGTGGGTCAGTGTGGGTGAAAAAACTGTGATGACATATTAACAATGATACTGGAGGGGTATTAAATGGGCATATGAGTTTCCCTTCAGATTTTACAGCCCCAATTTAACGTTGTAGAGAGATATTTAACTGTTTTTATGTTACCAATCTGTACACCAGGGAATATAAGTAGATCtgttaataattaatatatagATGTGTTTACTGTGTTACTGTTTCGCCTCAGTGACTCACAGTTGACGACTTGCTCTTCATGATTCAATCTTAAAATTCGTCACAAAGTTCCACTGACCTTTTGTGTCTAAAAGGGGAACCGACTTGACATCATCTGTTGCGTGAAGCTGCCAGAAGGTCAGGAAACAAAAACGGATGGTTTCCTCTTCCGCTTTTTCAAGAAAGTCTATGCCCCCTTCATTCTCAAAGAGTGGGTGCGACCAATCATAGTAAGTACCTCAGTGAGACATGGCCAGTAATGCACAGCTCCTCCTGCCGTGTATTACTCTAACTTGTTGATAGATTGAGTTGGAATCATGTTTTTCATGTGGTAGAATATTGTTTTTGGTCTGTATATGATGATCATGCTGTTCATCGTTCCTTCTTTAGGTGGCAGTGTTTGTTGGAATACTCTCATTCAGTATTGCTGTAACGAACAAAGTGGAGATCGGACTGGATCAGAAATTATCCATGCCTGATGTGAGTTTTTGCATTTGTTGTAACATTTAGTCTCCATGAAGCTAAATCGATTGCATATCTTGTGGTGTAATTATTTAAATTGATGAACGTTCCTCTACCTGTGCTGGTCAAATCTAATGTTTGTCTCTCCATCCAGGACTCGTACGTGCTGGACTACTTTAAGAACATGAGCAAGTATCTCCACACTGGAGCTCCAGTGTACTTTGTGGTGGAGGATGGTTTGAACTACAGTAGCCTGGAGGGTCAGAATGTTGTATGTGGTGGAGTTGGCTGCAACAACAACTCTCTGGTCCAGCAGGTCTACTCTGCCTCACTCATCAGCAACTAGTGAGTCTGAGCTGTAAACAAATCAcatcatgaataaaaaataagtcTTTAAGTGTTTGAAAATTATTTCAATTACACTATCTAAGCAACTTGTAAGTTCAAATGGTTGAAAGTTCATTTAATCTGATCTACGATCTCTTAAATGTTCACATTTCCAGCACAACCATTGCTAACACACCGTCCTCCTGGTTGGACGACTACTTCGACTGGGTGAAGCCTCAGTCCAGTTGCTGTCGATACATCAACACCACCGGGGCTTTCTGCAATGCCTCAGGTACATTTTTATCCGGTGTCAACATGCTTTGAATGATAACGTTGTCACAAGTTCAGCATTTTTTGCCAGTTCTATATTCCCTATTGCTGATTGCTTATCATTTaactttcatttgtttattcattttttcaaTTTATGGTTTTAGTATATATTTGTCAAATACCTGATTGAATTGGTAGAAAGGATGAAAATACGCGTGATATTGTTTTCCAGTGGTAAACACGTCGTGCATTCACTGTCGGCCCATGACTCCGAGTGGAAAGCAGAGGCCCGAGGGTGAAGACTTCATGCGGTTTCTACCCATGTTCCTGTCGGACAATCCCAACGCCAAGTGTGGAAAAGGGTAATTTAATATCTCTGTCAAAATTTGAGGTTTCTATGGAAAacacatggcacacacacaatgttataACTTAAACTTGTTTCTTTGGTTCaaaaggactttttttttacttgtgttgTGGTTTGTAAATCTCATTCTCAATCCATTACTGCTCCTGTAGCGGCCACGCAGCCTACGCCACAGCGGT from Paralichthys olivaceus isolate ysfri-2021 chromosome 16, ASM2471397v2, whole genome shotgun sequence includes these protein-coding regions:
- the npc1 gene encoding NPC intracellular cholesterol transporter 1, which encodes MWAQHGRHSLRLLVCAVLLSQGCLRWVAAQHCVWYGECGESKQVPGKKYNCNYTGPPIPLQSEGFELLTELCPGFDYGNRSLCCDVDQLHTLKGSLQLPLQFLSRCPACFFNLMTLFCELTCSPQQSQFMNATDINDTSVVEVQYYLGRRFANEMYNACKDVQAPSSNVKALSLLCGKDAKECNATNWIQYLFDINNGQSPFPIIPIFSDVPVSGYTPMNNNTYACTDGLEDGSGPCSCQDCTNSCGPKPVPPPLPPPWTIFGIDAMTVIMWISYVAFLLIFFGAVLIAWCYRKRTIMSEYGPILDSNSPLSLNSNNPDQVNASCCETLGERFENALRVFFCSWGSFCVQHPSVVILGSLIVVVASSGGLVYMHITTDPVDLWSAPTSQARQEKDYFDKHFGPFFRTVQLIITTPLNDTTIYSPYFGGSDVPFTAMLDKDILHQVLDLQLGIEAIVATYNNQTITLKDICLSPLAPYNNNCTILSVLNYFQNSHSMLDHSIGDDFFVYADYHSHFLYCVSAPASLNDTTLLHDPCLGTYGGPVFPWLALGGYDETNYNNATALVITFPLNNYLNDSDRMGKALAWEKEFIDFMKNFKNPNLTIAFSAERSIEDEINRESNSDISTIVISYAFMFIYISLALGHIHSFRRLMVDSKISLGIAGILIVLSSVSTSLGIFSYAGIPLTLIVIEVIPFLVLAVGVDNIFIMVQTYQRDERMPQEELHQQIGRILGDVAPSMLLSSFSETVAFFLGALSNMPAVRTFSLFAGLAVFIDFLLQISCFVSLLGLDARRQEGNRLDIICCVKLPEGQETKTDGFLFRFFKKVYAPFILKEWVRPIIVAVFVGILSFSIAVTNKVEIGLDQKLSMPDDSYVLDYFKNMSKYLHTGAPVYFVVEDGLNYSSLEGQNVVCGGVGCNNNSLVQQVYSASLISNYTTIANTPSSWLDDYFDWVKPQSSCCRYINTTGAFCNASVVNTSCIHCRPMTPSGKQRPEGEDFMRFLPMFLSDNPNAKCGKGGHAAYATAVDLYPNDKGVGATYFMTYHTILKESPDFINGLKMARNLAQNISQSMNHKVFAYSIFYVFYEQYLTIAYDTALNLSVSLAAIFVVTTVLLGFELWSAVVVSLTIAMILVNMFGVMWLWGISLNAVSLVNLVMTCGISVEFCSHIVRAFSISVKKNRVERAEEALAHMGSSVFSGITLTKFGGIIILALSKSQIFKVFYFRMYLAIVLLGATHGLIFLPVLLSYIGPSVNKAKVFAANKRNIGTERERLLNY